In a single window of the Solea senegalensis isolate Sse05_10M linkage group LG1, IFAPA_SoseM_1, whole genome shotgun sequence genome:
- the tbpl1 gene encoding TATA box-binding protein-like 1 — MDSSNDDALDIIITNVVATFRTRCHLNLRTIALEGTNVIYKPEVGKVLMKLRKPKITASIWSSGKIICTGATSEDDAKVGARRLARCLQKLGFKVRFSAFKVVNVLAVCSMPFAIHLVDFTKNNRPIASYEPELHPAATYRIKHLKATIQVFSTGSLTVTGPNVQNVATAVEQVYPLLFECQKPLREKRRGELRSQE, encoded by the exons ATGGATTCCAGCAATGATGATGCACTTGATATCATCATCACCAATGTGGTGGCGACCTTTAGGACTAGGTGTCACCTCAACCTCCGTACCATTGCATTAGAAGGAACCAATGTCATCTATAAGCCGGAAGTCGGG AAAGTTCTGATGAAGCTTCGGAAACCCAAGATAACGGCATCAATTTGGTCCTCAGGGAAAATCATCTGCACCGGAGCAACGAG tgagGACGATGCGAAAGTGGGTGCTCGTAGGTTAGCACGCTGTCTGCAGAAACTTGGCTTCAAG GTGAGGTTTTCGGCCTTCAAAGTTGTGAATGTGCTGGCAGTGTGCTCCATGCCCTTTGCCATCCATCTCGTAGACTTCACCAAGAACAACCGACCCATTGCCAG TTATGAACCAGAGCTTCATCCTGCTGCCACATACAGgatcaaacatttaaaagcaacaaTACAAGTATTCTCCACTGGGAGTCTCACAGTTACAg GACCAAATGTGCAGAATGTGGCCACAGCTGTGGAGCAAGTCTATCCACTACTCTTCGAGTGTCAGAAACCCCTGAGGGAAAAACGAAGAGGTGAATTAAGGAGTCAAGAGTGA
- the slc2a12 gene encoding solute carrier family 2, facilitated glucose transporter member 12 isoform X2, with amino-acid sequence MDPNSETKTMTSYLPANPGSETQNVAPTKGPGCSWLVVVAALAASLSGLMLGYEMGLTSGVLLQLRGLLSLSCREQELLVSSHLLGALLICLAGGPILDRYGRRCSLLLSGALVVVGTVVLVAVTSLVSLTLGRVIVGMGTALSGTAACLYIAEISPRERRGLLVTLYELMLVVGVMLGFSCSYAFATLPNGWVYTFGLVIPPALLQIGALLFLPCSPRFLVAQGKLEQAKIVLAKMRGGVTEHVEAELTNIQTGLKEESEHSFWELFSTKSNLRSRLLTGVALVFLQQATGQPNILSYASPLLRSVGFNSDAAATLASTGFGVVKVVGTIPAVLLVDRVGPKSFLCVGAVAMGLSLVVLGALTLQSHTHLTSLCKSHTMPNYTHTLWDLNRNSTEPENSDIFPHLPGQWSSEETERTSREDDGIQELGGGRTQEVSSSLKWASLISLLAYVAAFSISLGPMVYVVLSEIFPMGVRGRAVSVVSAVNWATNLLISLTFLTITEKIGVPNVMFLYAAMSFVLLVFVILCVPETKGRTLEEISKELAKKKHFQGSLCGEVQPQESLIHSSAAPEIHVKN; translated from the exons ATGGACCCCAACAGTGAGACCAAGACGATGACCTCTTACCTCCCAGCCAACCCCGGCAGTGAGACCCAGAATGTGGCCCCAACCAAAGGCCCAg GCTGCAGCTGGCTGGTGGTGGTAGCAGCTTTAGCTGCCTCTCTGAGTGGCCTGATGCTGGGCTATGAAATGGGCCTAACTTCTGGggtcctgctgcagctgcgaggactcctctccctctcctgccGGGAACAGGAACTGCTGGTCAGCTCCCACCTGCTCGGTGCTCTCCTCATCTGCCTGGCCGGAGGCCCCATTCTGGATCGCTATGGCCGCCGCTGCTCTTTGCTCCTGAGTGGCGCCTTGGTGGTTGTGGGAACTGTCGTGCTCGTTGCTGTGACTTCACTTGTCTCACTCACACTTGGCCGCGTGATAGTCGGCATGGGAACGGCACTGTCGGGGACAGCGGCGTGTCTGTACATTGCAGAGATCTCCCCAAGAGAGAGGAGGGGTCTTCTGGTGACGCTGTATGAGCTGATGTTAGTTGTGGGCGTTATGCTGGGATTCAGCTGCAGTTACGCCTTCGCTACTCTGCCCAATGGTTGGGTGTACACATTTGGACTGGTGATCCCCCCAGCACTGCTGCAAATAGGTGCACTCCTATTCCTCCCGTGCAGTCCACGCTTCCTGGTTGCTCAGGGTAAACTGGAGCAGGCCAAAATAGTTCTGGCCAAAATGAGGGGCGGCGTCACGGAGCATGTAGAGGCGGAGCTCACGAACATCCAGACAGGACTTAAAGAGGAATCAGAGCACAGTTTCTGGGAGTTGTTCAGTACCAAGTCCAACCTCCGTTCACGGCTGCTAACGGGTGTAGCTTTAGTTTTCCTCCAGCAGGCTACTGGTCAGCCTAACATCCTCTCTTACGCTTCACCGCTTCTCCGCAGCGTAGGCTTCAACAGCGACGCTGCAGCAACTCTGGCCTCTACAGGGTTTGGGGTGGTCAAAGTAGTTGGCACCATCCCCGCCGTGTTGCTGGTCGACCGCGTGGGACCTAAGAGCTTTTTGTGCGTCGGCGCTGTGGCAATGGGACTCTCGCTCGTTGTACTTGGCGCACTGACACTCCAAAGCCACACCCACCTCACCAGCCTGTGCAAAAGTCACACGATGCCAAACTACACTCATACTCTGTGGGATTTAAACAGAAACTCTACAGAGCCagaaaacagtgacatttttccTCACCTCCCAGGTCAGTGGAGTagtgaggagacagagaggactaGCAGGGAGGATGATGGGATTCAGGAGTTGGGAGGAGGACGGACTCAAGAAGTGTCTTCCTCGCTGAAATGGGCATCATTGATCAGTCTGCTGGCGTATGTGGCGGCTTTCTCCATTAGCCTCGGGCCAA tggTGTATGTGGTCCTCAGCGAGATCTTTCCAATGGGAGTCAGAGGCAGGGCCGTGTCTGTGGTGTCGGCTGTAAACTGGGCCACCAACCTACTCATCTCCCTCACTTTCCTCACAATTACGG AAAAAATTGGTGTTCCTAACGTGATGTTCCTCTACGCTGCCATGAGCTTTGTGCTCCTAGTGTTTGTTATCCTCTGTGTTCCTGAAACCAAAGGTCGAACCCTGGAGGAGATATCAAAGGAACTTGCTAAGAA GAAGCATTTTCAGGGGAGTCTTTGTGGGGAGGTTCAGCCTCAGGAGAGTCTAATCCATAGCAGTGCAGCTCCGGAGATACACGTGAAAAACTGA
- the slc2a12 gene encoding solute carrier family 2, facilitated glucose transporter member 12 isoform X1 encodes MTHTRKHTCLYCLWWLKMDPNSETKTMTSYLPANPGSETQNVAPTKGPGCSWLVVVAALAASLSGLMLGYEMGLTSGVLLQLRGLLSLSCREQELLVSSHLLGALLICLAGGPILDRYGRRCSLLLSGALVVVGTVVLVAVTSLVSLTLGRVIVGMGTALSGTAACLYIAEISPRERRGLLVTLYELMLVVGVMLGFSCSYAFATLPNGWVYTFGLVIPPALLQIGALLFLPCSPRFLVAQGKLEQAKIVLAKMRGGVTEHVEAELTNIQTGLKEESEHSFWELFSTKSNLRSRLLTGVALVFLQQATGQPNILSYASPLLRSVGFNSDAAATLASTGFGVVKVVGTIPAVLLVDRVGPKSFLCVGAVAMGLSLVVLGALTLQSHTHLTSLCKSHTMPNYTHTLWDLNRNSTEPENSDIFPHLPGQWSSEETERTSREDDGIQELGGGRTQEVSSSLKWASLISLLAYVAAFSISLGPMVYVVLSEIFPMGVRGRAVSVVSAVNWATNLLISLTFLTITEKIGVPNVMFLYAAMSFVLLVFVILCVPETKGRTLEEISKELAKKKHFQGSLCGEVQPQESLIHSSAAPEIHVKN; translated from the exons ATGACACATACACGCAAGCACACAT gtctttACTGTTTGTGGTGGTTGAAAATGGACCCCAACAGTGAGACCAAGACGATGACCTCTTACCTCCCAGCCAACCCCGGCAGTGAGACCCAGAATGTGGCCCCAACCAAAGGCCCAg GCTGCAGCTGGCTGGTGGTGGTAGCAGCTTTAGCTGCCTCTCTGAGTGGCCTGATGCTGGGCTATGAAATGGGCCTAACTTCTGGggtcctgctgcagctgcgaggactcctctccctctcctgccGGGAACAGGAACTGCTGGTCAGCTCCCACCTGCTCGGTGCTCTCCTCATCTGCCTGGCCGGAGGCCCCATTCTGGATCGCTATGGCCGCCGCTGCTCTTTGCTCCTGAGTGGCGCCTTGGTGGTTGTGGGAACTGTCGTGCTCGTTGCTGTGACTTCACTTGTCTCACTCACACTTGGCCGCGTGATAGTCGGCATGGGAACGGCACTGTCGGGGACAGCGGCGTGTCTGTACATTGCAGAGATCTCCCCAAGAGAGAGGAGGGGTCTTCTGGTGACGCTGTATGAGCTGATGTTAGTTGTGGGCGTTATGCTGGGATTCAGCTGCAGTTACGCCTTCGCTACTCTGCCCAATGGTTGGGTGTACACATTTGGACTGGTGATCCCCCCAGCACTGCTGCAAATAGGTGCACTCCTATTCCTCCCGTGCAGTCCACGCTTCCTGGTTGCTCAGGGTAAACTGGAGCAGGCCAAAATAGTTCTGGCCAAAATGAGGGGCGGCGTCACGGAGCATGTAGAGGCGGAGCTCACGAACATCCAGACAGGACTTAAAGAGGAATCAGAGCACAGTTTCTGGGAGTTGTTCAGTACCAAGTCCAACCTCCGTTCACGGCTGCTAACGGGTGTAGCTTTAGTTTTCCTCCAGCAGGCTACTGGTCAGCCTAACATCCTCTCTTACGCTTCACCGCTTCTCCGCAGCGTAGGCTTCAACAGCGACGCTGCAGCAACTCTGGCCTCTACAGGGTTTGGGGTGGTCAAAGTAGTTGGCACCATCCCCGCCGTGTTGCTGGTCGACCGCGTGGGACCTAAGAGCTTTTTGTGCGTCGGCGCTGTGGCAATGGGACTCTCGCTCGTTGTACTTGGCGCACTGACACTCCAAAGCCACACCCACCTCACCAGCCTGTGCAAAAGTCACACGATGCCAAACTACACTCATACTCTGTGGGATTTAAACAGAAACTCTACAGAGCCagaaaacagtgacatttttccTCACCTCCCAGGTCAGTGGAGTagtgaggagacagagaggactaGCAGGGAGGATGATGGGATTCAGGAGTTGGGAGGAGGACGGACTCAAGAAGTGTCTTCCTCGCTGAAATGGGCATCATTGATCAGTCTGCTGGCGTATGTGGCGGCTTTCTCCATTAGCCTCGGGCCAA tggTGTATGTGGTCCTCAGCGAGATCTTTCCAATGGGAGTCAGAGGCAGGGCCGTGTCTGTGGTGTCGGCTGTAAACTGGGCCACCAACCTACTCATCTCCCTCACTTTCCTCACAATTACGG AAAAAATTGGTGTTCCTAACGTGATGTTCCTCTACGCTGCCATGAGCTTTGTGCTCCTAGTGTTTGTTATCCTCTGTGTTCCTGAAACCAAAGGTCGAACCCTGGAGGAGATATCAAAGGAACTTGCTAAGAA GAAGCATTTTCAGGGGAGTCTTTGTGGGGAGGTTCAGCCTCAGGAGAGTCTAATCCATAGCAGTGCAGCTCCGGAGATACACGTGAAAAACTGA
- the lrrc34 gene encoding leucine-rich repeat-containing protein 34 — protein sequence MEFYKAVCAKYKVKINSHVVEVLQRTTATENVTLTITGNHRLRPVQRLDDDDIRMLVQCLQIKQGLTGLDLKFNNITDEGVIYLAELLQKENSSLSCLDLMFNDILTDGAKILCSSLQGNRTLLSLRLSGNKIGNKGGMHLAKMLQENDTLQELELADCDLGIQSIIALIISMKSHKTLHRVDLSRPLLFSHLEEWAVHCTDMLVVNCIMVELHLAKMGMTDTGMQRLAEGLRLNRSLRYLDVRCNRVTRDGIRYLAEVLKQNPTLEIIDLSSNRIEGEGAKYLSEAITCPGCSVKELSVTRNNIKAEGLLALTQAMTANKTLTHIYVWGNHKDEPVCKAFRDLLSSGRLLPQHTDVSAYEVDGHIYLAEVFNALRRHYRTDSSGTNDTYNSLLGDRLKPTAST from the coding sequence ATGGAGTTTTATAAAGCTGTTTGTGCCAAATATAAGGTAAAAATAAATTCTCATGTTGTAGAAGTTTTACAGCGGACAACTGCGACAGAGAACGTGACATTAACAATAACAGGAAACCATCGGCTGAGACCCGTTCAGAGACTCGACGACGATGACATTCGCATGCTCGTTCAGTGTCTGCAAATCAAACAGGGTTTGACGGGCCTTGATCTGAAGTTCAACAACATCACAGATGAAGGTGTCATATACCTTGCTGAACTCTTACAGAAGGAGAATTCATCTCTGAGCTGTCTGGACCTCATGTTTAATGACATCCTGACAGATGGAGCTAAAATCCTGTGCAGCAGTCTGCAGGGTAACCGCACCTTGCTCTCTTTAAGGCTCTCGGGTAATAAGATCGGGAACAAAGGAGGGATGCACCTGGCCAAGATGCTGCAGGAGAACGACACCctgcaggagctggagctggcTGACTGTGATCTGGGGATTCAGAGTATCATAGCGCTCATCATCTCTATGAAAAGCCACAAGACCCTACACCGTGTTGACCTCAGCCGACCTCTGCTCTTCAGCCACCTGGAGGAGTGGGCTGTGCACTGCACGGACATGCTGGTGGTGAACTGCATCATGGTGGAGCTCCACCTGGCGAAGATGGGGATGACGGACACTGGGATGCAGAGGTTGGCCGAAGGCCTGAGGCTCAACCGCAGCCTGCGCTACCTGGATGTGCGCTGTAACCGCGTGACTCGTGATGGAATCCGCTATCTCGCTGAGGTGCTCAAGCAGAACCCGACACTTGAGATCATCGACCTGTCATCCAACCGGATAGAGGGTGAGGGCGCCAAGTATCTGAGTGAAGCAATCACCTGTCCCGGCTGCAGCGTGAAAGAGCTGTCTGTCACCAGGAACAACATCAAGGCAGAGGGTCTGCTCGCTTTGACTCAGGCGATGACGGCAAACAAAACTCTGACACACATCTACGTGTGGGGGAACCACAAGGACGAGCCTGTCTGCAAGGCCTTCAGAGATCTGCTGTCCAGCGGCCGCCTGCTGCCACAGCATACAGACGTCAGTGCGTACGAGGTCGATGGTCACATATATCTTGCTGAGGTCTTCAATGCTTTAAGGAGACATTACAGAACAGACAGTTCTGGCACAAATGACACCTACAACTCACTCCTAGGTGACCGACTAAAACCAACAGCATCCACCTGA